Within the Vibrio sp. DW001 genome, the region TCTGAAAGGACCTGATCAATATGAGGAAGGGCTTCTTTGCTTCCATTTGCGTCTAAGTCTCCTGAAAGCTGAAGAGTAAGGAGTGTTTCACTTGCGTCTATTTTTCTAAGTTCCATGACAATGACTCTTTATGCGGTTGTGTGTAGATAGGTAAATACACTTTATGTGCCATATTTTAAGTCATTGAAATATTGGAAATATATTGATTTTATGTTGATATTAAAATGAGAAACTTGCGTATTCTCAATATGAGAATCGATTTGACGCTCAGTACTTTCTTAGAGGATAGATTAGGGGGAGAAAATAAAAAACCTTGCTAAGTATGAGCAAGGTTTTAGTGGTTACGGTTAGAGCGACGTTATTAGACCTTAATCAAAATCTATTCCATTTTCTTTGTGCAGTCTTCTACATGCTCTACCATCACTATGAAAAAGGTGACAACGATTGGCTGCTAGACCAATAGAGAACTTGTCCCCAACCTCTACCGCGAGCGTGTCAGGAGCGCGGTAAATAACATCCGCATCTGCGCTGTCTAAATGCAGATAGATCTGGGTTTCGTTACCTAGTTTTTCAACAATCTGAATATCACCCTCGATGGCGGCGTCGGCTTCTTCAGCATTTTGTAGATGCTCTGGGCGAATACCTAGCGACATACGTTCGCCTTTATTGACGGTTCTACCATCAACTGGGATCCAAAGCGTATTGCCATTAGAAAGTTGAACCTGTACACGCTCTGCTTCGACTTCTTCAATATTAACGCTCATGAAGTTCATTTTTGGTGAACCAATAAAGCCAGCAACAAAACGATTTTCAGGGTAATGATACAGTTCGAGAGGCTTACCTACTTGAGAGACAATACCGTCATCGAGTACAACGATTTTGTCGGCCATTGTCATTGCTTCGACTTGGTCGTGCGTTACGTAGATCATGGTGCAACCAAGCTGACGTTGCAGCTTGGTGATTTCGCTACGCATATTTACGCGCAACGCGGCGTCAAGGTTGGACAAGGGCTCATCAAGTAGGAATACATTCGGCTGAGAAACAAGAGTACGGCCAATTGCGACACGTTGACGTTGACCACCAGAAAGCGCTTTAGGCTGCCTTTCTAGCAGATGACCAAGCTGTAATATTTCAGCAACATGAGAGACACGTTTATCGATTTCAGTCTTGCTTGCTTTTGCAAGCTTAAGGCCAAACGACATGTTGTCATAAAGATTCAAGTGCGGGTATAGCGCATAGGATTGGAAAACCATACCAACACCACGTTTCGATGGCTCAACGTCATTCATACGTTCTTCGCCAATATAGAGGTCACCAGAGGTGATCTCTTCTAAACCAGCAATACAGCGTAATAGCGTAGATTTACCACAGCCTGATGGACCAACGAAAACAACAAATTCACCTTCTTTGATTTCTAAATCAACATTTTTGGAGATCAGTAAGTCGCCATAAGCTTTACATACATTCTTTAACGTGACGCTCGCCATGTAGCTTGTCCTCGATTAATTTTTTGTCTTATCGTCTAACAGTATATAAATACTACGGTAGACAATAAAAAGTAGGAAACAGTTTTTGACTAAATGTTTAAAAAAAAGAGAGAGTTAGTAAGCTTACTTACGGTTATCTTGATATGTGCTTTGCTATTAACAACTAATCACTACTCTTGATGGTGTCTAGTTTCCTGTATTAATGCTATTTACACATCCTCCATTAGAATTAATTTCCAGGGGGAGTAGTGGGGGATGAGGCGTAGGAGGCGTAGAAATACAAAACAAGATCCACTTCAAATAAATGGATACGCAAAACGTGACTCGTATCTCATATTGCGACGATTGTGTGATGGGCTTCTCTATCTAATGCAGATGACGATCACGAAAATTTCCCATACCATACGGGGCGTAGAATATAGGATGATGATTACTTACTCGTATTTTAAGATGATACAACTCGAAATATGGCTTATCGTCTAAAAAGAGCCCTACATCTCACATATAAAAAGGATATTAAACATGAAAAAAGCCCTAAGCACTGTTGCTGTATGCACATTAGCCGCTCTTGGTTCATTAAGTGCAAACGCAGCCATTGAAGAAGGTCAACTAACTATCTGGATCAATGGTGACAAAGGCTATAATGGTCTGGCGGAAGTGGGTAAGAAATTTGAAGAAGACACGGGTATTAAAGTGACGGTTGCTCACCCTGATGCACTTCAAGACAAATTCCCTCAAACAGCGGCAACTGGCGATGGTCCAGATATCGTATTTTGGGCTCATGACCGATTTGGCGGCTATGCAGAAGCTGGTTTATTAGCAGAAGTTAAGCCATCGAAAGAAGTAACAGATGGAATTGTAGATTTTGCGTGGGATGCGGTTAAATATGACGGCAAGCTAATAGGGTACCCAGTCGCGATTGAGTCTCTCTCTCTTATTTATAACAAAGATTTAGTGGCGACTCCTCCTAAGAGTTGGGAAGAAGTTGAAGCGTTAAACGCGAAACTGCAAAAAGATGGCAAAACAGCCATTATGTGGAACCTAAAAGAACCGTATTTCACATGGCCATTAATGGCGGCTGATGGGGGTTACGCGTTTAAATATACGTCATCTGGTTATGATGTAAAAGATGCTGGTATTGCTACCGATGGCGTTAAAGCGTCGATGAATTTTGTTAAAGGTCTTATAGATAAAGGTATTATCTCTCCTGATATGGACTACTCGGTCTCTGAGGCAGAGTTCAACAAAGGCAACACAGCCATGACTATTAATGGTCCATGGGCTTGGGGCAATATCGAGAAATCAGGTATTAACTACGGCGTTGCGACGCTTCCGAAATTTAACGGTAAATCTTCTAAGCCATTCGTTGGTGTGTTAACGGCGGGTATCAGCACGGCGTCACCTAACCAAGATCTAGCCGTAGAGTTTATCGAAAACTACCTACTTACTAACGATGGTCTTCGTATGATCAATGACGACAAACCATTGGGTGCAGTTGCTCTTAATTCTTTCCAGAAAGAATTGGATAGTGACAAGCGTATAGCGGCAACAATGGATAACGCAATGAATGGTGAAATCATGCCTAACATCCCACAAATGGGTGCGTTCTGGAGCAGTGCCAAAAATGCAATCATTAACATCGTAGACGGTCGCCAAACCGTTGATGCTGCACTTGCAGACGCAGACAAGCAAATGACGAAGTAACAGTAAACAGATAGGGCCCATAGATTGCACAATCACGAAAGCAGTTGAAGGTCCTATTCATTTTTAGGAGAGGGTAACCTCTCCTTAATATTTTTTATTTTTAATCGCTAGCAGGTTTTCTTATGCAGTCAGTTCAAGGTTCAGGTGCAACGGCATCTGCCGCATTACCTTCAAGCCAAAAAGTGTTTATCAAATGGGCATTATTGGCATCAGTAGGTATAGTGAATGGCTATGCCACAATTCTAATGTATTCTCGCGGTGAACTCGCTTTCGCTCTGCTTACAGTGGTGCTTACCGCTCTAGCTCTTTATATTTTTGGTAGTAAAAAGACATACGCACATCGCTATATTTACCCGGGTATAGCGGGAATGATTTTATTCATTCTTTTCCCACTTGCTTATACTGTCGGCTTAGCGTTTACAAACTATAGTGCTAAAAATCAGTTGTCGTTAGAACGAGCGCAGACTGTATTACTCGATAGAACTTACCAGAGTGGTGAGAGCTATCCTTTTAATCTCTATAAAACTGACAATGGTCATCAACTTGTTGTCACGAAAGGCGAACAACTACTCGCCACTGATAAGTTCACCCTAGAAGGCTTTGCGGAAACAGACCTTGACTTGAATATCGTGTCAGACATTCAGGGTGAAAAAGAGAAAATTAAAACGATTATTCAGAACAAAGCTTCTCTCGGTAATGTAGATTTGCATATGCCTGATGGTTCTGATGTCCGCATGAGTGGCTTGCGTAAGTTTGCTTCTGTCGCATCCCTGTATTCGTTGCAAGATGATGGTGAATCCATGATCAACAACAAATCAGGTGAGACATTGAAGCCAAATATGGATGTCGGTTTTTATCAAGTCATTGATGGAAAAGGTGCATTTATTGGTAACACCATATCACCCGGATTCATCGTCAATATTGATACTGCAAACTTCGAGCGTGTCTGGAAGGACGATGGCATCAAAGAACCATTTATTAGCATCTTTATTTGGACAGTGGCGTTCTCGGCGCTGAGTGTTGGTTTAACACTGGTCATTGGCCTTGTACTGGCGAGTGTTGTTCAATGGGAGTCATTGAAAGGGCGTGCCGCTTATCGTGTGCTGCTTATCTTGCCCTATGCTGTCCCTGCATTTATCTCTATTCTTATCTTTAAGGGTTTATTCAACCAAAGTTTTGGTGAGATCAATATGGTTCTGGAAACCATATTTGGATTGAGCCCTAACTGGTTCTCTGATCCTGTTCTCGCCAGAGTCATGGTCGTTATTGTAAATACATGGTTAGGGTTCCCATATATGATGATCCTTTGTATGGGTCTGCTTAAGGCTATCCCGGATGATCTTTATGAAGCATCGGCAATAGATGGCGCGGGCCCATTGAAAAACTTCACCAAGATAACGCTTCCCTTGATGCTTAAGCCGTTGACGCCATTGCTTATCGCTAGCTTTGCTTTTAACTTTAATAACTTTGTGATGATTTACCTGTTAACTGGTGGTGGTCCAAACATGATCGGAACCTCAGAGCCTGCTGGTTACACAGATTTACTTGTGAGTTATACCTATCGTATTGCATTCGAAGGCAGTGGTGGTCAAGACTTTGGTCTGGCAAGTGCGATTGCAACGCTTATCTTCTTATTGGTTGGTGGTTTGGCATTATTCAACCTACGATTCACGAAACTTTCACAGGACTAAGGAACAATATTATGGCAATTGTACAAGGTAAAAATGTGAAATATCGTGTATGGGCAACCCATGTTGCTCTATGGATATTCTTATCAATGATAATCTTTCCGCTGTTGATGGTTATTGCTATCTCGTTCCGTGAGGGTAACTTTGCAACAGGTAGTTTGATTCCAGAGAATCCATCTCTAGAACATTGGAAACTGGCATTAGGCTTTTCTGTAACGAACGCAGACGGCTCGATAACACCACCACCATTCCCTGTTCTTCTTTGGTTGTGGAACTCAGTGAAAGTAGCGGCAATATCGTCTATCTTCATCGTTGCGTTATCGACAACTTCTGCTTACGCATTTGCGCGTATGAAGTTTGGCGGTAAGAACACTATCTTGAAAGCAATGATGATTTTCCAGATGTTTCCCGCGGTGCTGGCACTCGTCGCAATGTATGCATTATTTGATAAGTTAGGGCAGTACATACCGTTCTTAGGCTTGAATACCCATGGTGGTTTGATTTTCTCTTATCTTGGTGGTATTGCGCTACACGTATGGACGATTAAAGGGTATTTCGAAACCATTGATAACTCACTTGAAGAGGCGGCAGCACTTGATGGTGCAACGCCATGGCAGGCATTTAGGTTGGTTCTGCTTCCACTTTCAGTACCGATTCTAGCGGTTGTGTTTATTCTCTCGTTCATTGGTGTTGTCGGTGAGGTACCTGTTGCGTCGTTATTATTATCTGATGTAGACAAATACACACTTGCGGTAGGTATGCAACAGTATCTCTATCCACAAAACTATTTATGGGGTGATTTCGCGGCGGCGGCTGTATTGTCTGCTGTTCCTATTACCGCAGTGTTTTTGTTAGCACAGCGTTGGCTCGTTGGTGGTCTGACAGCGGGCGGTGTGAAAGGATAAGAAGCAAAAGAGCGACCAAGTGGTCGCTCTTTTTTTATACCAGCAATAATTCTTGTTGGTTATAATTCTTTACTGGAAGGTGCACAGCCAACGTAGCGCATTAATACATAAATACTTTCCTCATGCAGGGCCACTTTTCTAAAAAGGTCTGCAAAAATACCGTCGCCACCAAAACACGTTTGGATGTAATGGTTAATATCCTCGTTTAAATAACCTTCAACGTACATGGTACGTACCCACTGGTACTCTACTGCACTTAAGTTTCCTATTGTGTCATCACTTAATGTAATTAGAGATCGGTCATCTATCAATTGAAGGCCTACCGTTATTTATTGTGGATGTTTGAGTTATATACAATGAGTTGAGGATTAGAACAGAAAAGCGTTAAAGAAAAATGACAATGGACAAAATGAAAAGCCGCCGACCTGAGATATTAGGGTGGGGGCTCTTTTTAAAACTATTTCTATGGGAGTAATGACGAATTCATTGCGATATGCGCAATGGTTATCTCAGCATTTTTACATGCATTTCCATCTCTTCACCAATCTCTTTGCGCATGTTCATTAGTCTTATCGCAGAGTCACGTAGCTTGATGTCTTCTTCTTCTTTAGGTATCCACTCGGGTATTTTAGTCGGCTTACCATTCGCATCTACCGCCACCATGATGACAATACAGTGTGTCGTGAGCGTTTTATTCAACTCCTTAGGATCGCTTGCCTGAACATCTAGCGCGATATGCATAGAGCTAGTGCCGGTATAGATAACTTTGGCACTTACCTCAACCAAGTTTCCTACATGGATGGGGGCGACGAATCGGATGCCACCAGCATAAGCGGTGATACAATATTTTCCGCTCCAGCCAGCCGAACAGGCGTATGCGGCCAAATCGATCCATTTCATAACGGCACCACCGTGCACTTTACCACCGAAATTCACATCACCGGGTTCGGCTAGAAATCGAAGCGTTATGTCTCTTTGTTGTTCGGCCATTCTTATTCCCTTATTATTTTTGACTGCTCGCTAAGTATCAAGCAAAAATCGGCCACTTAAAAGAGGAATTCGATATGAAAAAGAAATAGGTTGAATCATCGGCAGTGAAAGTAGGTAACGGCTTGTAGCATCGCTTACAGTTCGAGTTTCTTTACGGCTTCCCTAGATTCACTGATAAGAGTTTCAGCCATCTCCCCTCTCTTTTGGATAAGTGCCATAAATATGAGATCTATAACCGTATTTTGTGCCTCTCTGGACGAGATAGACGAGCTTCTCCAACGACTTTCATCCGCGACACAATCAAGACAATAGTCGGCAATTTTCCTCAGTTCAGCGCTAAGTATGGAGGTTAAAGCAATGATAGGTACACCGTTACTTTTTGCTGACTGAACGGCGACGGAAACGTCCTTTTTATTGCCAGAAAATGAGATGACAAATTGAACATCTTTAGGGGATAGGGTTTGAGCCACGGAGACTTGTACGTGAGTGTCCAGTTCTGAGATCGTATTGATACCAATTTTTAATAGCTTATAACTAAAGTCTTTCGCGACTAGAGCAGAACCACCAATACCGACTAATTGAACCCTCTGTGCGTTATCAATTAATTCGACAATGCTATCAAATACGTCGTAATTGATAGATTCCGTTGTTTCTCGAATGGCCTTAATTTTTTCTTCTAATAATTTATGTGCAATATCAGGAATGGAATCTTCGAAGCTGATTTCGTTGTGCAAGTTGTGAGATTCATTTGTTGCCCGCTTTCTTCCTAACTCTTGGCTCAATGCTAATTTAAGTGCGGGAAAGCCTTTGAATCCTACTTTTTGTGAGAATTTAATGACGGTAGATTGACTCACGTCCGCTTGTTGGGCCATTTCTTGCGAGGACATTTTTAGTGCTTCTGAAGGTGTATCCAATATTATCTGAGCAATTCGGCGACTACTTGCCGATAAGCTGTTCTTTAGATTCATTATTTTTGTTAGTAATGCCATGTTGTATCACTCAGATTAAATAGTGTAGCCATTCATAAAATCATATCAGATTGCGCTAATTCAGGCATAGAAAAATAAATCATGTTCGAAAGGAATTATTTATTACTACATTCACACTAGATATGGAATTGAATATTCCATATCTAGTGTGAATAACACAGTGAGTTGAAGGTGATCAACAGTGAAGATAAGACGGTCGCGGAAGCGATCGAACTCATCTTCCCGGAAATCGCTGAGTCGGTCGACTTTATTGCCCATGCCTTCCAAAGCGTCGATGCAGCGGCATCCAATGCAAAGGTAATCGAACGTCAAAAGAATATTGTGATGGAAGCAACAGGGTGTGACCGACAGACGGCAGAACACGTGTTAGTGCAAAGTGATGGCGATTGTAAAACGGCCGTCGTGATGGTGCTCACCGAAATGGATTTTAGTCACGCAGATGAATTACTTCGAAAAAATAATGGATTTATTAGAGCGGCGATCAATTGTTAAATATTTTGAGTAAATAACCGAAATAAACATCATTACAACAGGTAATTAATAATGGTAAAGATAAATAATACGACGATTGAAACGATCATTCGACTTGTCGGTGGAGAACGAAATATACAGCAGTGTGGTAACTGTATGACCCGTCTTCGTCTCGTGTTGATCAACGATGAGTTGGTTGACGATAGTGAACTAAAACGTGTGCCTGGAGTATTAGGCATTGTAGAAAGTGATGATCAGTTGCAGATTGTTTTGGGGCCAGGAAAGGCACAAACAGCGGCAGAAATGCTGAATGCTATGATGGCTGAACGTGGCGATTCTGTTGATGAATTAGTGAC harbors:
- the malK gene encoding maltose/maltodextrin ABC transporter ATP-binding protein MalK; protein product: MASVTLKNVCKAYGDLLISKNVDLEIKEGEFVVFVGPSGCGKSTLLRCIAGLEEITSGDLYIGEERMNDVEPSKRGVGMVFQSYALYPHLNLYDNMSFGLKLAKASKTEIDKRVSHVAEILQLGHLLERQPKALSGGQRQRVAIGRTLVSQPNVFLLDEPLSNLDAALRVNMRSEITKLQRQLGCTMIYVTHDQVEAMTMADKIVVLDDGIVSQVGKPLELYHYPENRFVAGFIGSPKMNFMSVNIEEVEAERVQVQLSNGNTLWIPVDGRTVNKGERMSLGIRPEHLQNAEEADAAIEGDIQIVEKLGNETQIYLHLDSADADVIYRAPDTLAVEVGDKFSIGLAANRCHLFHSDGRACRRLHKENGIDFD
- the malE gene encoding maltose/maltodextrin ABC transporter substrate-binding protein MalE; its protein translation is MKKALSTVAVCTLAALGSLSANAAIEEGQLTIWINGDKGYNGLAEVGKKFEEDTGIKVTVAHPDALQDKFPQTAATGDGPDIVFWAHDRFGGYAEAGLLAEVKPSKEVTDGIVDFAWDAVKYDGKLIGYPVAIESLSLIYNKDLVATPPKSWEEVEALNAKLQKDGKTAIMWNLKEPYFTWPLMAADGGYAFKYTSSGYDVKDAGIATDGVKASMNFVKGLIDKGIISPDMDYSVSEAEFNKGNTAMTINGPWAWGNIEKSGINYGVATLPKFNGKSSKPFVGVLTAGISTASPNQDLAVEFIENYLLTNDGLRMINDDKPLGAVALNSFQKELDSDKRIAATMDNAMNGEIMPNIPQMGAFWSSAKNAIINIVDGRQTVDAALADADKQMTK
- the malF gene encoding maltose ABC transporter permease MalF translates to MQSVQGSGATASAALPSSQKVFIKWALLASVGIVNGYATILMYSRGELAFALLTVVLTALALYIFGSKKTYAHRYIYPGIAGMILFILFPLAYTVGLAFTNYSAKNQLSLERAQTVLLDRTYQSGESYPFNLYKTDNGHQLVVTKGEQLLATDKFTLEGFAETDLDLNIVSDIQGEKEKIKTIIQNKASLGNVDLHMPDGSDVRMSGLRKFASVASLYSLQDDGESMINNKSGETLKPNMDVGFYQVIDGKGAFIGNTISPGFIVNIDTANFERVWKDDGIKEPFISIFIWTVAFSALSVGLTLVIGLVLASVVQWESLKGRAAYRVLLILPYAVPAFISILIFKGLFNQSFGEINMVLETIFGLSPNWFSDPVLARVMVVIVNTWLGFPYMMILCMGLLKAIPDDLYEASAIDGAGPLKNFTKITLPLMLKPLTPLLIASFAFNFNNFVMIYLLTGGGPNMIGTSEPAGYTDLLVSYTYRIAFEGSGGQDFGLASAIATLIFLLVGGLALFNLRFTKLSQD
- the malG gene encoding maltose ABC transporter permease MalG, coding for MAIVQGKNVKYRVWATHVALWIFLSMIIFPLLMVIAISFREGNFATGSLIPENPSLEHWKLALGFSVTNADGSITPPPFPVLLWLWNSVKVAAISSIFIVALSTTSAYAFARMKFGGKNTILKAMMIFQMFPAVLALVAMYALFDKLGQYIPFLGLNTHGGLIFSYLGGIALHVWTIKGYFETIDNSLEEAAALDGATPWQAFRLVLLPLSVPILAVVFILSFIGVVGEVPVASLLLSDVDKYTLAVGMQQYLYPQNYLWGDFAAAAVLSAVPITAVFLLAQRWLVGGLTAGGVKG
- a CDS encoding acyl-CoA thioesterase → MAEQQRDITLRFLAEPGDVNFGGKVHGGAVMKWIDLAAYACSAGWSGKYCITAYAGGIRFVAPIHVGNLVEVSAKVIYTGTSSMHIALDVQASDPKELNKTLTTHCIVIMVAVDANGKPTKIPEWIPKEEEDIKLRDSAIRLMNMRKEIGEEMEMHVKMLR
- a CDS encoding MurR/RpiR family transcriptional regulator, with the translated sequence MALLTKIMNLKNSLSASSRRIAQIILDTPSEALKMSSQEMAQQADVSQSTVIKFSQKVGFKGFPALKLALSQELGRKRATNESHNLHNEISFEDSIPDIAHKLLEEKIKAIRETTESINYDVFDSIVELIDNAQRVQLVGIGGSALVAKDFSYKLLKIGINTISELDTHVQVSVAQTLSPKDVQFVISFSGNKKDVSVAVQSAKSNGVPIIALTSILSAELRKIADYCLDCVADESRWRSSSISSREAQNTVIDLIFMALIQKRGEMAETLISESREAVKKLEL